One region of Ictalurus furcatus strain D&B chromosome 17, Billie_1.0, whole genome shotgun sequence genomic DNA includes:
- the tfdp2 gene encoding transcription factor Dp-2 isoform X2: MMANAVGNATLCGDLKAFLSNQNLPKGNISLVAPSNYSSVTKITLGAVNSNVGAPMIISTPQRVTHPGSILIGSPFTPHTTPAAMVTQACPPEGNEWTPGNKKRTHDFIDSYYSDRDGLCSSDSSSSKRMKKVDKKGKGLRHFSMKVCEKVQMKGTTSYNEVADELVAEFTHASNLAATDCQAYDQKNIRRRVYDALNVLMAMNIISKEKKEIRWIGLPTNSAQECRNLEMEKQKRLERIQQKRSQLEELILQQIAFKNLVKRNQANEAASKSRPPPGSVIQLPFIILNTDVRTVIDCSISSDKCEYLFNFDNMFEIHDDIEILKRMGMSLGLENGTCTAENLSVAKSLVPKSLESYVTGMAKKSNRTTPNYTSSTAPSYNSESRGQTPSSFNEEEDDDDDEDDDDDEEDEPSSPE; encoded by the exons ATGATGGCCAACGCA gtTGGCAATGCAACTCTGTGTGGTGATTTAAAGGCTTTTCTGAGTAACCAAAACCTACCAAAAG GTAACATTTCTCTTGTAGCACCGTCCAACTATAGCTCTGTCACCAAGATCACTTTAGGAGCAGTGAACTCTAATGTCGGCGCACCGATG ATTATAAGCACTCCTCAGAGGGTGACTCACCCAGGAAGTATCCTCATCGGCAGCCCCTTCACGCCACACACTACACCTGCTGCCATGGTTACACAAGCATGCCCTCCAGAAGGCAACGAATGGACACCAGG GAACAAGAAACGGACACATGACTTTATAGACTCCTATTACTCTGACAG GGATGGACTGTGCTCCAGTGACTCCTCATCAAG taAGAGGATGAAGAAAGTTGATAAGAAAGGAAAGGGGCTCAGGCACTTCTCCATGAAGGTGTGTGAGAAGGTGCAGATGAAAGGCACTACGTCCTATAATGAGGTGGCTGATGAACTGGTGGCAGAGTTCACCCACGCCAGCAACCTAGCAGCTACAGATTGT CAGGCGTACGATCAGAAAAACATCCGCAGGCGTGTATATGATGCACTGAATGTGTTGATGGCCATGAACATAATCTCAAAAGAGAAGAAGGAGATTCGCTGGATTGGTCTTCCCACTAACTCAGCACAGGAATGTCGCAACCTGGAG atggAGAAGCAGAAGCGGCTGGAAAGAATCCAGCAGAAAAGAAGCCAGCTAGAGGAGCTTATACTACAG cagatagcctttaagaacctGGTGAAGAGGAATCAGGCCAACGAAGCGGCTTCAAAATCCCGACCTCCACCCGGCTCTGTCATTCAGCTGCCATTTATCATTCTCAATACAGACGTGCGCACAGTCATCGACTGCTCCATCTCCAGTGACaa ATGTGAATACCTCTTTAACTTTGACAACATGTTTGAGATCCATGATGACATTGAGATCCTAAAGCGTATGGGTATGTCTCTGGGGCTGGAGAATGGCACATGCACCGCAGAGAACCTCAGTGTGGCCAAGTCTCTTGTGCCCAAATCATTAGAGAGTTATGTCACAG GTATGGCAAAGAAATCCAACAGAACCACTCCCAATTATACAAG CAGCACTGCTCCTTCGTACAACTCCGAATCTCGGGGTCAGACACCCAGCTCTTTCAAcgaggaggaggatgacgacgatgatgaagatgacgacgatgatgaggaggatgagccCTCTTCTCCAGAATGA
- the tfdp2 gene encoding transcription factor Dp-2 isoform X3: MDVLLVPLRKQEGNISLVAPSNYSSVTKITLGAVNSNVGAPMIISTPQRVTHPGSILIGSPFTPHTTPAAMVTQACPPEGNEWTPGNKKRTHDFIDSYYSDRDGLCSSDSSSSKRMKKVDKKGKGLRHFSMKVCEKVQMKGTTSYNEVADELVAEFTHASNLAATDCQAYDQKNIRRRVYDALNVLMAMNIISKEKKEIRWIGLPTNSAQECRNLEMEKQKRLERIQQKRSQLEELILQQIAFKNLVKRNQANEAASKSRPPPGSVIQLPFIILNTDVRTVIDCSISSDKCEYLFNFDNMFEIHDDIEILKRMGMSLGLENGTCTAENLSVAKSLVPKSLESYVTGMAKKSNRTTPNYTSHSSTAPSYNSESRGQTPSSFNEEEDDDDDEDDDDDEEDEPSSPE, encoded by the exons ATGGACGTCCTGCTCGTTCCTCTTCGAAAACAAGAAG GTAACATTTCTCTTGTAGCACCGTCCAACTATAGCTCTGTCACCAAGATCACTTTAGGAGCAGTGAACTCTAATGTCGGCGCACCGATG ATTATAAGCACTCCTCAGAGGGTGACTCACCCAGGAAGTATCCTCATCGGCAGCCCCTTCACGCCACACACTACACCTGCTGCCATGGTTACACAAGCATGCCCTCCAGAAGGCAACGAATGGACACCAGG GAACAAGAAACGGACACATGACTTTATAGACTCCTATTACTCTGACAG GGATGGACTGTGCTCCAGTGACTCCTCATCAAG taAGAGGATGAAGAAAGTTGATAAGAAAGGAAAGGGGCTCAGGCACTTCTCCATGAAGGTGTGTGAGAAGGTGCAGATGAAAGGCACTACGTCCTATAATGAGGTGGCTGATGAACTGGTGGCAGAGTTCACCCACGCCAGCAACCTAGCAGCTACAGATTGT CAGGCGTACGATCAGAAAAACATCCGCAGGCGTGTATATGATGCACTGAATGTGTTGATGGCCATGAACATAATCTCAAAAGAGAAGAAGGAGATTCGCTGGATTGGTCTTCCCACTAACTCAGCACAGGAATGTCGCAACCTGGAG atggAGAAGCAGAAGCGGCTGGAAAGAATCCAGCAGAAAAGAAGCCAGCTAGAGGAGCTTATACTACAG cagatagcctttaagaacctGGTGAAGAGGAATCAGGCCAACGAAGCGGCTTCAAAATCCCGACCTCCACCCGGCTCTGTCATTCAGCTGCCATTTATCATTCTCAATACAGACGTGCGCACAGTCATCGACTGCTCCATCTCCAGTGACaa ATGTGAATACCTCTTTAACTTTGACAACATGTTTGAGATCCATGATGACATTGAGATCCTAAAGCGTATGGGTATGTCTCTGGGGCTGGAGAATGGCACATGCACCGCAGAGAACCTCAGTGTGGCCAAGTCTCTTGTGCCCAAATCATTAGAGAGTTATGTCACAG GTATGGCAAAGAAATCCAACAGAACCACTCCCAATTATACAAG TCACAGCAGCACTGCTCCTTCGTACAACTCCGAATCTCGGGGTCAGACACCCAGCTCTTTCAAcgaggaggaggatgacgacgatgatgaagatgacgacgatgatgaggaggatgagccCTCTTCTCCAGAATGA
- the tfdp2 gene encoding transcription factor Dp-2 isoform X1 has translation MMANAVGNATLCGDLKAFLSNQNLPKGNISLVAPSNYSSVTKITLGAVNSNVGAPMIISTPQRVTHPGSILIGSPFTPHTTPAAMVTQACPPEGNEWTPGNKKRTHDFIDSYYSDRDGLCSSDSSSSKRMKKVDKKGKGLRHFSMKVCEKVQMKGTTSYNEVADELVAEFTHASNLAATDCQAYDQKNIRRRVYDALNVLMAMNIISKEKKEIRWIGLPTNSAQECRNLEMEKQKRLERIQQKRSQLEELILQQIAFKNLVKRNQANEAASKSRPPPGSVIQLPFIILNTDVRTVIDCSISSDKCEYLFNFDNMFEIHDDIEILKRMGMSLGLENGTCTAENLSVAKSLVPKSLESYVTGMAKKSNRTTPNYTSHSSTAPSYNSESRGQTPSSFNEEEDDDDDEDDDDDEEDEPSSPE, from the exons ATGATGGCCAACGCA gtTGGCAATGCAACTCTGTGTGGTGATTTAAAGGCTTTTCTGAGTAACCAAAACCTACCAAAAG GTAACATTTCTCTTGTAGCACCGTCCAACTATAGCTCTGTCACCAAGATCACTTTAGGAGCAGTGAACTCTAATGTCGGCGCACCGATG ATTATAAGCACTCCTCAGAGGGTGACTCACCCAGGAAGTATCCTCATCGGCAGCCCCTTCACGCCACACACTACACCTGCTGCCATGGTTACACAAGCATGCCCTCCAGAAGGCAACGAATGGACACCAGG GAACAAGAAACGGACACATGACTTTATAGACTCCTATTACTCTGACAG GGATGGACTGTGCTCCAGTGACTCCTCATCAAG taAGAGGATGAAGAAAGTTGATAAGAAAGGAAAGGGGCTCAGGCACTTCTCCATGAAGGTGTGTGAGAAGGTGCAGATGAAAGGCACTACGTCCTATAATGAGGTGGCTGATGAACTGGTGGCAGAGTTCACCCACGCCAGCAACCTAGCAGCTACAGATTGT CAGGCGTACGATCAGAAAAACATCCGCAGGCGTGTATATGATGCACTGAATGTGTTGATGGCCATGAACATAATCTCAAAAGAGAAGAAGGAGATTCGCTGGATTGGTCTTCCCACTAACTCAGCACAGGAATGTCGCAACCTGGAG atggAGAAGCAGAAGCGGCTGGAAAGAATCCAGCAGAAAAGAAGCCAGCTAGAGGAGCTTATACTACAG cagatagcctttaagaacctGGTGAAGAGGAATCAGGCCAACGAAGCGGCTTCAAAATCCCGACCTCCACCCGGCTCTGTCATTCAGCTGCCATTTATCATTCTCAATACAGACGTGCGCACAGTCATCGACTGCTCCATCTCCAGTGACaa ATGTGAATACCTCTTTAACTTTGACAACATGTTTGAGATCCATGATGACATTGAGATCCTAAAGCGTATGGGTATGTCTCTGGGGCTGGAGAATGGCACATGCACCGCAGAGAACCTCAGTGTGGCCAAGTCTCTTGTGCCCAAATCATTAGAGAGTTATGTCACAG GTATGGCAAAGAAATCCAACAGAACCACTCCCAATTATACAAG TCACAGCAGCACTGCTCCTTCGTACAACTCCGAATCTCGGGGTCAGACACCCAGCTCTTTCAAcgaggaggaggatgacgacgatgatgaagatgacgacgatgatgaggaggatgagccCTCTTCTCCAGAATGA